In the Thermus sp. LT1-2-5 genome, one interval contains:
- a CDS encoding ATP-binding protein, with translation MLEYVSEPSFRYGLERLFWVLPHPERPGRAVPSALDLQKPTVLVGSNGVGKTSILRLVAFLFGHPDPDSLVGGGRSFLELYLNPSAEEGPHRRHSGYVMGHFRGREGYTTVIAYAQGRQYRYLVLPGKIEPEILKEGERFLSPDELRQRLAARGLVGESVLEARSPQAYASLFAHRSRSPLRGHAFPSGRRSSLGWFLGLFLGETLKEEWIRKFLVGLALPPSEEETQATPEFERRLGEVRQELEEVAQMASTMPRVEEYGKAREDLEGNVRRYGALRLRAEEALPSLEEKARRLEAEAAQLGEALERLEGEREERLGELERAIRERAKREGHLTEAIRSREETLHKAQEALAPWRSLVGPYLPQRREEVRRELELLAREATERHAAWEAERQRRRAERERLRAEGLQELARRREKLLEELKEAEEAARARLEAWQREEEGRLEAERKALEEARLRLREKRARLQATLEPEDAEWRQVRERIDALKEELRLLQKALEGKRAELKTAREDLKRERQNLERMREEVDRLRAALGRLAREGSLLRFLERNVPGWEEGVGKLLAPELLERDDLEPQLISPPPLPQGRVGVGEVSLHTAPLPAPANPLAELKAKLEKAEAALRQREATLPQSEAWVKGLEEEVQALEGRERELGKSLEDLEGWRKERERAFRREREAELARLGKELKEVEAKLEALAQRLEGLRQEGKKRLAEALEGARRPFRERLAALEEEAKALDKPAAEEPPPELRSLEERRRVLEEELRNLEKALEAWEALKRAEREAEALPALKAELAQVQADLARLEERKNALRAEYREREEALRRRRDEVRREAEAARAMLGALKKALADTPQVAEVRERLALQVPRSARAAEPPFPELPPETPQGEALRGLWQEVERAEERVRHLRDRLKGVFRRLDLEDPLPEELKRHYQARGLALSRSLAAQVQFLEAKLTQIQAARRRLARLVGEMRARLASFAFPSVRWAEVHLKDGGEEQEKELEEALDRLRDGVAAVVDHFEHPDLQPLFPVGDLQGSLRHLERVGKRYAEVPVEELLSQSFRLAFVLERGGKRVPLESLAKLKGVVSTGQGVALGHALAASVVSLLDGGAQVRLPLLVDELGRLDGENAAALFRGLEALGLTLLGAVPSKEVLAEVAGRVDFQIREVRSMAVRPSEGVAVGTVARRRA, from the coding sequence ATGCTGGAATACGTGAGCGAACCCTCGTTCCGGTACGGCCTGGAGCGCCTCTTTTGGGTCCTCCCTCACCCCGAAAGGCCCGGGAGGGCGGTCCCCTCCGCTTTGGACCTCCAAAAGCCCACCGTCCTGGTGGGGAGCAACGGCGTGGGCAAAACCAGCATCCTCCGCCTGGTGGCCTTCCTCTTCGGGCATCCCGACCCCGACAGCCTCGTGGGGGGAGGGCGGAGCTTCCTGGAGCTCTACCTGAACCCCTCCGCCGAGGAAGGCCCCCACAGGCGCCACAGCGGCTACGTCATGGGCCACTTCCGGGGACGGGAGGGCTACACCACGGTCATCGCCTACGCCCAGGGGCGCCAGTACCGCTACCTGGTCCTGCCCGGAAAGATCGAGCCCGAGATCCTGAAGGAGGGGGAGCGCTTCCTCAGCCCGGATGAGCTCCGCCAGCGCCTGGCCGCCAGGGGGCTGGTGGGGGAAAGCGTGCTGGAGGCCCGTAGCCCCCAGGCCTACGCCAGCCTCTTCGCCCACCGCTCCCGCTCCCCCTTGAGGGGCCACGCCTTCCCCTCCGGGCGCCGGAGCTCCCTGGGATGGTTCCTGGGGCTCTTCCTGGGGGAAACCCTGAAGGAGGAGTGGATCCGGAAATTCCTGGTGGGCCTGGCCCTGCCCCCCTCGGAAGAGGAAACCCAGGCCACGCCCGAGTTCGAAAGGCGCCTGGGGGAGGTCCGGCAGGAGCTAGAGGAGGTGGCCCAGATGGCCTCGACCATGCCCCGGGTGGAGGAGTACGGCAAGGCCCGGGAGGACCTCGAGGGCAACGTCCGCCGCTACGGCGCCCTCCGCCTCCGGGCGGAAGAGGCTTTGCCCTCCCTGGAGGAGAAGGCGAGGCGCTTGGAGGCGGAGGCGGCCCAGCTCGGGGAGGCGCTGGAACGCCTCGAGGGGGAGCGGGAGGAGCGCCTGGGGGAGTTGGAGCGGGCCATCCGGGAGCGCGCCAAAAGGGAAGGGCACCTCACCGAGGCCATAAGGTCCCGGGAGGAGACCCTCCATAAAGCCCAAGAGGCCCTAGCCCCCTGGCGCTCCCTCGTGGGCCCCTACCTGCCCCAGCGCCGGGAGGAGGTCCGCCGGGAGCTGGAACTGCTTGCGCGGGAGGCCACCGAAAGGCACGCCGCCTGGGAGGCGGAGCGCCAAAGGAGGCGGGCGGAGCGGGAGCGCCTCCGGGCGGAGGGCCTCCAGGAGCTCGCCAGGCGGCGGGAGAAGCTTTTGGAAGAGCTCAAGGAGGCGGAGGAAGCGGCCCGCGCCCGCCTGGAGGCCTGGCAGCGGGAGGAGGAAGGGCGCCTGGAAGCGGAGCGGAAAGCCCTGGAGGAGGCGCGCCTCAGGCTCCGGGAGAAGCGGGCCCGCCTCCAGGCCACCCTCGAGCCCGAGGACGCCGAGTGGCGCCAGGTCCGGGAGCGGATCGACGCCCTAAAGGAGGAGCTTAGGCTCCTCCAGAAAGCCCTCGAGGGGAAGCGGGCGGAACTGAAAACGGCGCGGGAGGACCTGAAGCGGGAGCGCCAAAACCTTGAGAGGATGCGGGAAGAGGTGGACAGGCTCCGGGCCGCCCTAGGGCGCCTGGCCCGGGAGGGCTCCCTCCTCCGCTTCCTGGAGCGGAACGTGCCGGGCTGGGAGGAGGGGGTGGGGAAGCTCCTCGCCCCGGAACTCCTGGAGCGGGACGACCTGGAGCCCCAGCTCATCTCCCCACCCCCCCTTCCCCAGGGACGGGTGGGGGTGGGGGAGGTGTCCCTCCACACCGCCCCCCTGCCCGCCCCGGCCAACCCCCTGGCGGAGCTCAAGGCGAAGCTGGAGAAAGCCGAGGCGGCCCTGCGGCAAAGAGAGGCTACCCTACCCCAGTCCGAAGCCTGGGTCAAGGGGCTGGAGGAAGAGGTCCAAGCCCTGGAGGGGCGGGAGCGGGAGCTCGGAAAGAGCCTGGAGGACCTCGAGGGGTGGCGGAAGGAGCGAGAGCGGGCGTTCCGGAGGGAGCGGGAGGCGGAGCTCGCCCGCCTGGGCAAGGAGCTAAAGGAGGTGGAGGCGAAGCTCGAGGCCCTGGCCCAGCGCCTCGAGGGCCTCCGGCAGGAGGGGAAAAAGCGCCTGGCCGAGGCCCTGGAGGGGGCCCGCAGGCCCTTCCGGGAGCGCCTGGCCGCCCTGGAGGAGGAGGCGAAGGCCCTGGATAAGCCCGCGGCGGAGGAGCCCCCTCCGGAGCTCCGCTCCCTGGAGGAGCGCCGCCGGGTCTTGGAGGAGGAGCTTCGGAACCTGGAGAAGGCCCTCGAGGCTTGGGAGGCGCTAAAGCGGGCGGAGCGGGAGGCCGAGGCACTCCCCGCCCTGAAGGCGGAGCTGGCCCAGGTCCAAGCGGACCTCGCCCGCCTTGAGGAGCGCAAAAACGCCCTCAGGGCGGAGTACAGGGAGCGGGAGGAAGCCCTCCGGCGCAGGCGGGATGAGGTGCGCCGGGAGGCGGAGGCGGCCAGGGCGATGCTTGGGGCCCTGAAAAAAGCCCTGGCGGACACGCCCCAGGTGGCCGAGGTGCGGGAGCGCCTGGCCCTCCAGGTACCCCGCTCTGCCCGGGCAGCGGAGCCCCCCTTCCCCGAGCTCCCCCCGGAAACACCCCAGGGGGAGGCCCTGCGGGGACTTTGGCAGGAGGTGGAGCGGGCGGAGGAGCGGGTGCGACACCTGCGGGACCGCCTCAAGGGGGTCTTCCGGCGCTTGGACCTGGAAGACCCCCTTCCCGAGGAGCTCAAGAGGCACTACCAGGCCCGGGGCCTGGCCCTCTCCCGGAGCCTGGCTGCCCAGGTCCAGTTCCTGGAGGCCAAGCTGACCCAGATCCAGGCCGCCCGGAGGCGCCTGGCCCGGCTGGTGGGGGAGATGAGGGCCAGGCTGGCGAGCTTCGCCTTCCCCAGCGTCCGCTGGGCGGAGGTCCACCTTAAGGACGGCGGGGAGGAGCAGGAGAAGGAGCTAGAAGAGGCCCTGGACCGCCTCAGGGATGGGGTGGCGGCGGTGGTGGACCACTTCGAGCACCCCGACCTCCAGCCCCTCTTCCCTGTGGGGGACCTCCAAGGAAGCCTGCGCCACCTGGAGCGGGTGGGGAAGCGCTATGCCGAGGTCCCTGTGGAGGAGCTCCTTTCCCAGAGCTTTCGTCTGGCCTTTGTGCTGGAGCGGGGAGGGAAGCGGGTGCCCCTGGAAAGCCTGGCCAAGCTGAAGGGGGTGGTGTCCACGGGGCAGGGGGTGGCCCTAGGGCACGCCCTGGCGGCCTCCGTGGTAAGCCTCCTGGACGGGGGGGCCCAGGTGCGCCTTCCCCTGCTGGTGGACGAGCTGGGGCGCCTGGACGGGGAAAACGCCGCGGCCCTCTTCCGGGGGCTGGAGGCGTTGGGACTCACCCTGCTGGGGGCGGTGCCCAGCAAGGAGGTCCTGGCGGAGGTGGCGGGCCGGGTCGACTTCCAAATAAGGGAGGTGCGGAGCATGGCGGTGAGGCCCTCCGAGGGCGTGGCGGTGGGCACGGTGGCGAGGAGGCGGGCATGA